Proteins found in one Thermoanaerobaculia bacterium genomic segment:
- a CDS encoding dTDP-4-dehydrorhamnose 3,5-epimerase family protein, whose protein sequence is MPIAKTDVADEFVGNPKSYGPNTPIEGVKVHRLQRIVDDRGFFMEVFRKGAAGTHGAELAAFWKGVEAAQMNFSIVSANDHVKGLHYHLAQEDIWFCPPPSKIKIVLYDVRKSSPTFRGTQVIVAGDGKDVVVRIPEGVAHGYRPLTNPCALLYVVTKPFDLADPDEYRIAWDHPAIKALWEIPNG, encoded by the coding sequence ATGCCGATTGCGAAAACCGACGTCGCCGACGAGTTCGTCGGAAACCCGAAGAGCTACGGCCCGAACACTCCGATCGAGGGCGTGAAGGTGCACCGCCTCCAACGCATCGTGGACGACCGCGGGTTCTTCATGGAGGTCTTCCGAAAAGGCGCGGCGGGAACGCACGGCGCCGAGCTCGCCGCGTTCTGGAAGGGCGTCGAGGCCGCGCAGATGAACTTCTCGATCGTGAGCGCCAACGATCACGTCAAGGGGCTTCACTACCACCTCGCGCAGGAGGACATCTGGTTCTGTCCGCCGCCCTCGAAGATCAAGATCGTCCTCTACGACGTCCGGAAAAGCTCCCCCACGTTCCGGGGCACGCAGGTGATCGTGGCGGGCGACGGAAAAGACGTCGTGGTCCGGATCCCGGAAGGGGTCGCGCACGGTTACCGGCCGCTCACGAACCCGTGCGCGCTCCTCTACGTCGTCACGAAGCCCTTCGATCTCGCCGATCCGGACGAGTACCGGATCGCGTGGGACCATCCCGCCATCAAGGCCCTCTGGGAGATCCCGAACGGGTGA
- a CDS encoding PilZ domain-containing protein yields MSERASRRVRVLCPAHYRSEEAEPPSFATVVVVNERGLYLATPKTLSPGSEIDLSISLPGESATFRSKARVVEAFPTTPLGSGRVPGMGCAFVQPPMELVNAIHNLTQF; encoded by the coding sequence ATGTCGGAAAGAGCGTCTCGCCGGGTGCGCGTTCTCTGCCCCGCGCACTACCGCTCCGAAGAGGCAGAGCCGCCGTCGTTCGCGACGGTCGTCGTCGTCAACGAGCGCGGGCTCTATCTGGCCACGCCGAAGACGCTCTCCCCCGGGAGCGAAATCGACCTCTCGATTTCGCTTCCGGGCGAAAGCGCCACGTTCCGGTCGAAGGCTCGCGTCGTCGAGGCCTTCCCGACGACCCCGCTCGGAAGCGGACGCGTGCCGGGCATGGGATGCGCGTTCGTGCAGCCGCCGATGGAGCTCGTCAACGCCATCCACAACCTGACACAATTCTGA